The nucleotide sequence ataattttaccaTGATTTTAAGACATTTAAGAAAGTTTAGCGTCCTAAAATGAGGGTGAAATTACCCTTTCGACCTTTTGACTTAACCTATATATTAGAATCTATATAAAGTTGGAACTCTTTGTCCCACATTGCTTGCCTAAAAATATTAACAAAGAAAACCCCTATAAATAAATAAGAGTAATTCAACAAAGTTCTTTAACGACTTTGTTTAGCTACCCCGATGGGCCCTTTGGTCTGtttagttttagtttttttattggTTCATGGGCCTATTATCAATAATCAATAGCGGCGTTCAAAactgaaccgaaccgaaaatttggttttggttatggctaTTCCTCAAAACTGAATCGAGCTAAATCAAGAAGAGTTGAGCTAACTCGGATTTTATTCGAGTTGAGCTCAAGCCTCAATATTGCTCAATTTTCTCGACTTATGCTAGCTCGGTTTGAATTTGAGCTAAGCGGTCTATGAGGGTCGAGCACAACCCCTATACAACTAAAATATAAGTTTAGTTGGATCAACAAGAATAAAATCCGAATCATTTAAAATAGCCAACCTAATTGGTGTGTTCTCCGCTGCAGTATGCGGGTTCCTCTCTAGTACATGTAACATGTCAACCTGAAACACAACCAATTATAAGTGAGTATGAGTCAGGATTGATGTCCTTGATACAAATAGATATAAAAGTCTTGTTTGTGTTCACCTATTTAGCTCGTCAATCCGTCAACCCAACTCAACTGACAACCTGATTATGACCAAGTTGTAAACATGATGTAATAAATGATTTAAATGGCTTGGTGCGTTAACACTTTTTGTTTCAATTATAAACAAATTAATAGGTATTAAACATTTAAAAGATGTAACACACCAATACATGACCCATTTAGATGTTAACCTGAACAAACTAAACTAACTATTCTTATCTCACGTTTGTATTGTGTCAAAAGTTATCACCCGGTATTCCATACAGAAATAGTTGTATCCTTTTGACTTTTTGATTAAGTTAAGTAAAATAACTTCATACTAATAATAAGCAATAACTTTAGCAACGTTCATCACATTCTTATACACTTGACTCATACTAATAATAAGCAATAACTTTAGCAACGTTCATCACATTCCTATACACTTGACTTAAAAAATGTAAAAATCTAATATTTTAACTTGACCCTATTTAAATATTTAAGTTTAAAATTCTACATCAAATAATTATTTGAGTGAAtttcaaattttgtcctttatctttatagtgAATTTCAGGCGGTATCCTTTATCTTTCAAATTGACgagttttatcctttatgttttaaaatcCATCACTTTATGTCCTTTAAACCTAacgctgtttgttttttcagttaAGTGTAACcatgtgcaagtcacatgagGGTAGATATGTCATTTGTTATACCCCTTATCTTTTCCCCCATATAAACTAACCTAAACCCTACTTTATCAATTTTCCCCTAAATCTTCCACCACCTCCTTCCACCATCACACCTACAACCTCCTTctgccaccatcaccaccactcccctctctctctctctctgcacTACACCGCCCCCAACAACCACCATCACATCCCTCACCAACCACCACCGCCACAACCCTCACTAGCCACCACCACAGCCTCCCGGCCCACAAGTGCCACCACCACGCGCCACCACCACAAAGGTTTTGAAATCCATCACCCTGTCCAAGCTTCGAGCTCCATTGCTAATCTTCACGATTTGGGTTTGTGGAATTTGTTGATTTAGAAGTGTGGGTTTTGTTGAATTTGTTATTTTTGAAAATGGGTTTTTGTtgaatttgttgtttttgaaaatgGGTTTAAATCAAATTGATGATTATCAAATTTGGGTGTAAATCAAATCAATGATTACCAAGGTTAAGTTTATCCATAGAAATGCTTAGGTCACTTCCTTTTTGTTTTTCAttatcttcatcttcagaagaacaCCATCTTCTTTGTCTTCTTTTTCACTGGTACATTGTTATCAGACCCAACAACTACATTGTTGTTTGCTGCTTCTGTTTCAACATGATTTTCTTCTTTATCATCAGAAGCAACAACGTTGATCTTGATTCCTGAGTCTTCTGTTTTAGTGACCGAAATGTGATCAGAGCCAGCGACGATGATCTTGGATATGGAACAGGGGAGATAAGTTTATATATGGAATTTTAATTTTTTgttcttttaaaaaaataaggCAAAAAGACAaatataccctcatgtgccttgcacatgatctgacttaactgaaaaaacaaacaacgttaggcttaaaggacataacgtgatagattttaaaacataaaggataaaactcgtcaatttgaaagataaaggacaccgcctgaaattcactataaagataaatgacaaaatttgaaattcactctaatTATTTCCTCTATAAAAGTTTACTTTTTCCAACGTGTGTATAAaagaaagagtaaactgccattttggtccctgtggtttgggcacttttgccattttagtccaaatctcaaactttttacatccaaggccctgtggtttgcattttgttgccattttagtccaaatttcaaatttggccAGATTCCCATAATTAAACCCCATATTTTGTCTTTATcctcaggggtattttggtcatttagatttattataactcaaatttaataaatataataaataataatgccactgccagaacaacaacaacaataatgccacTGCCagaactctctccctctctctctcatctttctcactctgctctctctctcatctttctcactctgctctctctctctctctgaactACCACCACACCACCCCCACCACCGTATCATCACCACCGCCACCGTAACACAACTGCGGTGGTTGAGGTGGCGCTAAACCCTAAGCCACCGACCCACGTTCACTTTCCTACATCTCACCAAAACAACCCTAAAACACAACCTGTTCAACAAAATCACTTTCAGGATCTCTAAAGTCTAAACTAATCAATTGTACCTGCCAATGAAAGAAATCCCCTAAATCAAATCTCTAAAGTCTGACCTAATCAGTAGATATGGAAAAAAACCCTAACAAAAACAAAATCTTTGACCTAATCGCCACCCATCACTGTTATTCTTCTTCACAACATCATCTCTGTCGTTGCGCCGGAAGACATCAGCACCTATCAAAGCGGTTGAAACACCATAACTTGCCGCCGATGACGGTAACCACCGCCGCCGTCAGATATGGGTGTAAATAAGGAGCCAACCCAGAAAGCCGCTAGCAGCGGCGGTGGTCAGGTGTCGGTGGGTTTTGATCAAGATTTGATTTTGTTTGTGGGTTTGTTTTTTAAGTTTGTGGGTGGTGTTGGCggcagtgggatggtggtggtggtggggatgatgcggtggtgggggtggtggtggtgtggtggtggtagttcaaagagagggagagagcaGAGTGAGAGACGGTGATGGGGTTAGGTTTATAAAGCGACTGGGGTTGTTtgaagatgatggcggtggtTGAGGTTGGGTGAGGTCCGGCAGCAGAAAGGGATGTGTGGTGATGACGggttggcggtggtggtggtctCAGGGGAAGGAgaaggaggtggcggtggtggtggttcttGTGGCGGCAGAgaggagaggaagagagagagagagtggtgaTGGTGAGAAGAAGGGGGAGGAAgtgtggcggtggtggtgcttcttgttgttgttgttctggcactggcattattatttattaaatttagagtaaattgccattttggtccctgtggtttagccagttttgccactttagtccaaatctcaaacttattacatccagggccctgtggtttgcattttgttgccattttagtccaaaatccaaaaaccctattttttgactgttgcaacctcctattttgtcctgtagtgtaggggcattttggtccatgttaatttattataacatttcaGTAATTAATAACATctatcttcaagaacatcatcaaacttcatcatcaaaacccagaaaatcaagaacatcgtcaaacttcatcatcaaaacccagaaaatcaagaacatcatcttgaagaaaatcaagaacccagaacaaaaccagaaaccatcacaaaaacaaaaccgatttgtaaaaagaaacgaggctcagatctgtatcttcaagaacatcatcaaacatcatcatcaaaacccagaaaatctagaaaatcaagaacatcatctttaagaaaatcaaaaaccaatttgtaaaaagaaacgaggctccaacaacaaatcaaaacCGCCATGGCTGCAAACAGAGGTTGCAAGCGCACTTGCCCTCCTCCGATTTTGCCACGCCAAGCTGCGGAAAATCTTAAATGTTGACCCAATTTTGACTCGGATTAGGTGAAATCATCACAGCCTcgcagtttactcaaaaaaaaatCCACTAAATCACATAAAAGTAATCCAAATCAGCAATTGAAACAACAAAATTCTaccaaaaccacagggaccaaccacaTTCGATGAACCTGCAACTCCCTGCAACCACCCACTCGCACCCCCTTCAACCACATCCGATGAACATGCAACTCCCTGCAACCACCCTCTCGCACCCCCGCAACCACCGCCCCTCTCTCTCAATCCGGTGAGCACCTCCACCCAAAAAACGACTGGGCAAACACTATAGGGTTAGGGTTTACCATGTGTTCTTGAGGCAGAGATCTTGAGGCGGAGATCTGTGTGTTCTTAGGGTTAGGGTTTTCGAGCATTTGAGCTTCGATTTACCATGTGTTTTCGAGCGTTGCGGTATTTTAGAGAGAGAGCAGGtcattttagagagagagagcagagttGGTGGCGGTGGGATGGTGGTGGGGATGATGTgatggtgggggtggtggtggtggtgtggtggtggtggtattttagagagagagagagagcagattttatgttgagagagagagagatagagagagagagagagatgtctgagatgaggttgaagatgatgatctaAGGGTTTTATTATAAATGAGTTATTATAAAGAGATAATAAatctaaaatgaccaaaatgcccctgaggGTAAAGACAAAATAGCAGGTCATTAATGGGAAATCTggtcaaatttgaaatttggaccaaaatggcaacaaaaaccaAACCACAGGGCCctggatgtaataagtttgagatttggactaaagtggcaaaactggccaaaccacagggaccaaaatggcagtttactcttaaatttaagttataataaatctaaatgaccaaaatacccctgaggATGAAGACAAAATATGGGGTTTAATTATAGGAATCTggccaaatttgaaatttggactaaaatggcaacaaaatacaAACCACAGGGTCTTgaatgtaaaaagtttgagatttgaactaaaatggtaaaagtgcccaaaccacatgaaccaaaatggtagtttactctaaaagaaaaaaaaaactttttatgtGACAAAAGGCCAAGGGGTAGGTAAGAATAGGCCGCCAAGTTCCCTATTTCTCAACTCACTGATTGGATTAGAACATACCGAGCCAACTCAGTAACCCCTCCTTATCAAAACCACCCTGCgtctctctcatctctctctctctctctctacaaaacCCAGAGAGAAAACCAAGAAAAAACAGTCCAAAAACCCATCTTTACAAACTAATCACTTATTattatcttcatcttcttcctctatCCAAACCGATTTGAAACAAAAAATGTCACACACAATCTTCCAAACAGCACAAATCATGCCAATAAACCACACCCACCTGACACCCACCACCAAACTCTTATCATCATCATCTCCTATGAACCCCCTGTTACCTTTTTCTAACCAGCGAGCTGTTCCGGTGAGCCGGAGGGGTTTGGTGGTGAGGAATTCTTCGGCGGTTGTTGATGGAGATGCGGTGGCGGGACTTGAACGGTGTTTTAAGATGACTCCGCCGGAGTATGGTGGTGGAGATGTGGTGGCTCATGGGCCGGTTATGAAGGGGCAGTATGGTGCGTTTGGTGCGGTCACGTTGGAGAAATCCAAGCTGGATATGACTCAGAAACAGACCAAGTCTAGTCCTGAGgtttctttctttctttgttttcggtTTCAGTTTCGGTTTGGTTGTGTTTGGTGATTGTTTTAGGGACCCTTAGGGTTGTGAGTTAGCATGATTATTTGACAATTGTTAATGAAATATGATTTTTTTGTTATATGTTTTAAGGTGAAATTATTAGAAATGTGTGTGTGTAATATACTTTGCATTAGAACAGAGGTATTGTGGATAGGTGTAGGTTGTAATGTTTAGAAGGCGTGTGGGGCGTTTAAGTCGAGAAAGCTGAGGTGCAAGGTGAGAGCTTCATGTTACCAGATAAGCTTTATGGACAAGCAAAAAGTGCATCTCTTTTACATATCAGCTTACTCCCGACCCTCTATTTTACGAATTTTGATACACACGTACATGAAGCGCCACCTCAAGGCCTAGAGGTGTTTTTGTAATCGCTTCAAGCGTGTTTTTTAAAACCGAGCGCACGGTATTCTATCAAGTCTAGGTTTCTTTCCTTTTAGTATGCAAGTTTAATGCTTCGGTCGTGTAAAAGATGGAACATCTCATaacaaattaaaaatatattctgTAGGGTTTCACCGGGATACTCGTATTATGTCGTAAGCTAACATAATTAGGTTTTGTTTGTATCATGTATAGGGTTCGGTTCTCCCTTACTAACGGATGGATTAGTTTTCAACATGGTAACGGAtttaaggttacaattaagaggTGGGAAATGAATGGGTAGATTAACAGCCATGAGGATCTCGGTTTGTTGATTCATGATTGACGGCCACATCCTAAACTTTAAGGTTTTCCAAAATGGTATATCAATTGTTTTTTAAATTCTAGAGGTAAACCCACATTTTTCAGCTTTAGAAACTTTCAGAAGTTATTGAATCTAGTTTGTACATTTTGCAAGTTTAGGGACTACCGACCGCATGGTTGTTTCTCTGGTTTTGGGGACAGAACTTAAAATTTTTAACGCTCAAGGACTTTTCTGTAATTTTCATAGGGACTGATTTGAAATTGTAGTTACATCAGAACTCAtcataaattaattaaaataggAACGTCTACTTTTAGATCTAAGGTGAAAATGCATTTTGTTATTAACCTGTAGATTATAATAATAACGCTTTAGATGTTGAATTTCTCTTTGAGGGTATCTTATATATTTGACTAGTATTAGTCAACACTTTCTTGGTATACTTTCCTAGTCAAACAATTCATATTTCTGGACAAAAGGGCTTGTGTGTGCGTGTACGTGACACACACGTATACACACAATACcatttataatattttcatgaaTCATGGTCATTGTTTTCTTCTGCAGCTGGCAATTGGAGGAGGTGGCGGCAATATTGGGAAGAGCATAaattttggtggtggtgatggaggtgatgatgatggtgacgACGACGATTACTTTGATGACTTTGACGATGGTGATGAGGGGGATGATGGTGGACTCTTTAGGAAGCGGATTATTTTCCCCGAGGTTGTTATTCATACATTTAACCGTTTGATTTTTTCATCGTCGGCTTTAACCTACATGGTTACATATCTTATTTATCCATAAATGATTGTTAATAATTCATACTGTTCTTCCGTACATTTTTGTAGTTATTTGATCGGAAGTTTCTCGAGGCTGTATTGAATGAGTGGCAGAAGACAATGATGGATTTGCCATCTGGACTCCGCCAAGCCTATGAAATGGTAATCGCTTTTTACAGTTCATTGTTCTAGGTAGCAAAACGCGTGTTCGGGACCCGCAAACACTTTTATGTTCtttgtttaaaattttaatatttaGCTAGTCTATTCAATATGATTACCTAAAAGTCTAAAACATTATTATGATTTACGACAATGATAGTCTGATTTTTTTAAGAGAGTGAGGCAAGAGCTATGGATTTAAATCACACGTGGGCTGAATATTGACATGTTTATCCGTTTGACTCGTTTGTTCCGCTTCATTCTTAGCTAGTTTTTTATATGATCGGGACCTACTAATACGTAGCTGTTTCCACTTTCCAAATTGTTGATTCTGTTGATGTTTGTGGTAGATGGACTTGTTTTCTAATGTGTAACGGTCATTAGGGTTTGGTGAGCTCGGCCCAATTGGTAAAATATATAGCCATGAATGCGAGGCCAACAACTTCAAGGTTTATCTCACGGGCTCTTCCTCAAGCACTGTCTCGGGGTTTCATTGGCAGGTAACTCTTTAGAAAGTGCCCTTATTAATGCTAGTTGTgcatatttctttttttatttttagtattattgGGTATATATTTCTTATGTAAAAGGAGTTTACTTTTGTCACTAGATTGACCATAGATTTAAGTATGTAGTTATGCACTTATGCATATGTATTCTAATCATAACCCTCTTAATTGTTCTAAAATATTTAAAGTAAAGTACagggatggtccctgtggtttaccaaaattctggatttggtccctagcttttcaaaagtacatggatggtccctgtggtttgcactttgtaacgtatttagtcctgagccaacaaatctaaaggttttcgcaggtccaagttagggactaaatgcgttacaacgtgcaaaaccacaaggaccattcATGTACATTTGGAAAAAGCtgggggactaaatgcgttacaatgTGCAAAActacaaaccacaaggaccatccgtgtacttttgaaaagctaggaccaaatccaaaattttggtaaaccacaaggaccatccctGTACTTTACTTAAATATTTAAATACAAACTAatgattttggaaaaaaaaaccgGCGTTTAAACCATCACAACGAATCGTTAAACTGCCAAATTGGTAAAACCGGCTGGTTTGGCCAACCCGCCTGTTTTAGTTTGTTATTTCTCAAAACCGTACTTAGTGTTTCGGCCCAAGACTTTCGTCAAAACAGCTGAACCGGACTTGAGCACCCTAGATTTAAGGACTTGATTACATGACTCAGCAAGATATAAATGACACAATGTTTGGCTAATGATCAGTTGTGTAAACTATTAAACACCCCTTATTAGAAGTTGTCATCCCCAAATCGATACGCAGTAATCTGACTATTTTTTGGCCTGTTTTTATATTAACAGGATGATTGCAGACCCTGCGTTTTTATATCGGTTCCTCTTAGAACAGGCAGCtacaatcggttcctcagtattATGGGAGGTTAAAAACCGCAAAGGAAGGTCTTACTTTCAACCCTAaaatcatggttgtaaaagtcgctaggcgctccctagtcggtcgacctgggagttgagagtactcggtatacgcggagagtactcggggagtactcggacatgttaaattataaagaaattactttttggagattaaatatatgtcaaataacacaaatttactaatatttataacaaaatacgtgaaaatgatattcgtTCTTTAATATAATAGGTATAGAAATTAggttatattattatttaagtcaaactaggcccgagttaacctactagatccaattctggccgaggttgaccgcgtttgaccgactccgagtaattaggcggagtcaaagaaagtcgcctcggtaGCCTGCCTTGTAGcaactactcggggagtactcggccttggaaaccttgttttacaaccatgcctaAAATTAATCAAGTATAATCTCGTAACGAAAACACAATTTAACCGGCTTATTATATGATTTATGTTACAGGATAAAGGAGGAATGGGATCTTGCTCTGATTAACGTGCTTACTGTAACCGCATGCAATTCTATTGTCGTTTGGTCCCTCGCTCCTTGTCGTTCATATGGAAATACTTTCCGGTTCGATTTGCAAAACACTTTGCAAAAACTTCCAAATAATGTTTTCGAGAAAAGCTATCCCATGCGGGAGTTTGACATGCAAAAAAGAGTCCAATCGTTTTTCTACAAGGCTGCAGAGTTGTGTATGGTTGGTTTAACCGCAGGGGCCGCACAAGGTGCTCTGACAAACCTTGTTGCGCGGAAAAAAGACGGAAGGTATGTAATAGATCGCGTGTTCTTTCTTTTTGTGCAAAACGCACGGGTCAAATTGGGCAAGTGTCTTAAATAATGACAACTAGTGGGTTATCACCCGCGACGATTTGAAACGTAGATAAAATTAAGCAAAGGTCTAAATAGTAACTATAATAAAGTTTAAGGGTAaataatgaaaattaaaaaatggAAAccttattaaagttgaggggctaaacatgtcattattaaagttgaggggctaagcatgtcattattaaagttgaggggctaaacatgtcattattaaagttgaggggctaagcatgtcattattaaagttgaggggctaaacatgtcattattaaagttgaggggctaaacatgtcattattaaagttgaggggctaagtATGTCATTACCAAAGTTGAGAGGCCAAATATGTCATTACCAAAGTTAAGGACCAAAGTTGGTTGATGTTGATAAAAGTTGAGAAACATATTATTaataaagttgaggggctaaaaaTGTCATTATCAAAGTTGAGGGGTCAAAGTTGATTGATGCCAAAGTTGATTGATGTTCAAGAATATATAAGATTTAACAGCAGATGTATCATGTTGATGGAGATGATATTTGTTTTTGAAAATTTGATTTGTGCGTTTGATTTTTAATTGGTTGTCTTGTTTTAATAATTGAAATGTCAGATTATCTGTGACGATTCCGTCTGTGAGTACTAATGCACTCGGTTATGGAGCGTTCCTTGGTATTTATGCAAATTTGCGTTATCAGCTTCTATGTGGATTTGATAGAGCTATGGTCACCCAGTTTGATGTTATTGGGGTCGGATTGGCTTTCAGCACAGCCTTGAGGTATACTTTCttattttttatgtataaataataatctaatatattattaatttacTATTATATAGCATTATGctattttttacattttttaaaatTAGTTGAAGATTCTAAAGAGCTGTTAAATGTTTAAAACATTGTTTATATAAAAGAAAGTTGGTGTAAAATGTGTTTTCGTTTGTGGGACGGGTATAGTAAAGATGGCAATATGAACAAGCCGGTCTtgttgggtaatgggtcaaaacaaatagtttttattagggttattggattttaataattctaaGTTTCACTTGTCGGCCGATAATAATACTTTAAAATTTCCCTCCAACGATTccaacttgtaagaatttggccCCCATTGATCCTTTTCCAACATAGGTGCACTTAAATCATTTAAGGAGTCTGCAGGTGCACTTGAATCTATTGAGGAGgccaaattcttatatgttagAAAAGGATTAATGGGggccaaattcttacaagttCGGATCATTGGGGGGAATTTTTAAAGtcgggattat is from Helianthus annuus cultivar XRQ/B chromosome 9, HanXRQr2.0-SUNRISE, whole genome shotgun sequence and encodes:
- the LOC110865994 gene encoding protein RETICULATA-RELATED 1, chloroplastic yields the protein MSHTIFQTAQIMPINHTHLTPTTKLLSSSSPMNPLLPFSNQRAVPVSRRGLVVRNSSAVVDGDAVAGLERCFKMTPPEYGGGDVVAHGPVMKGQYGAFGAVTLEKSKLDMTQKQTKSSPELAIGGGGGNIGKSINFGGGDGGDDDGDDDDYFDDFDDGDEGDDGGLFRKRIIFPELFDRKFLEAVLNEWQKTMMDLPSGLRQAYEMGLVSSAQLVKYIAMNARPTTSRFISRALPQALSRGFIGRMIADPAFLYRFLLEQAATIGSSVLWEVKNRKGRIKEEWDLALINVLTVTACNSIVVWSLAPCRSYGNTFRFDLQNTLQKLPNNVFEKSYPMREFDMQKRVQSFFYKAAELCMVGLTAGAAQGALTNLVARKKDGRLSVTIPSVSTNALGYGAFLGIYANLRYQLLCGFDRAMVTQFDVIGVGLAFSTALRIMNAQLGETSRLAWLGVEVDPLAHSDDLLKQAYNRPSETVNNTSPKWFISKNPVTSGLGLLGFKQDQSQTTTDGAAPPPKARRKRIVRKKVTT